The following DNA comes from Camelina sativa cultivar DH55 chromosome 14, Cs, whole genome shotgun sequence.
GTTCAGTagtaaatatttgtatataagtaatatattatatatttatatacatttatatacatataagttaTAGTATCCAAATCGCAGAAGAGACCAAAAAGAAACAGCAATGAAGGTGAAAACGTTTTATTAAATTAGGACCGGATCAATGTGGAACATGCAAAAACAGAGGATCCACGTTATAATTCAACATCTCAATCGATGTCGCAAGTTAATAACGTGTTCATTGGTATCTTTTCCATTATATTCCTTTCGTAATCTTCTATTCTCATATgacataaatacataatcatttaaattttcaaatttttcagtTTAGAACAACATACATAAGTGCACATCCTAAATACAAGCTATTGGATTACCAAATATACATCAATACGAACACTAAACATAGTCCGGATGACAAAATTCTACGTAACGGAAGTACGGAATATTCCAAAGATATTTACAACAACTTGtctatcaaatcaaaatcaaatatttcaaCTTGGGATTGTCACACTTTGAATCATAAGATTGATGGGGATTAACAATTTGGTGCTCATGTGATCATGTGGCTTAATTATATCAGCTAACTTCATAGAATCATAGACACAGACACACACAATCGTGGATCTACAGTAAATTTACGGTAAGAGAAAAGAAGACAATataggtttttttctttatggaaAAAATTGGAGGGAAATTATCaaagattaaattaaaattactaataaaaatgaaaataaaaaattaagagacAGATGGGGTTACTGCAACGCGAGACGAACATGGCGTCGATGAGAGGGCATgtgattttataatattagtGCTTTGTCACTTTCTCACGCACCTTTTCATGCCCTACCAATTACTTCTCCTCTACttgtattttctatattataaatttcaaCAATGATagcatatatatagttttaaaaaagaattatgtGGCAAGTTGATGCTTTTATTAGTCAGCGCAGAGGCTATTTGTGTATGTATGAAGATCTAACGTCCATTTTTCATATTACTGGTAAGTGTATTAACTCTgaaataatactattttttatcaaataaaaactctataataatTGATATCATATATACAACCTAAGAAAGATAGACAACGGTCTTTTTCTTCATAGAGTTCGTGCTCCCAAATTATTCGAGCATCTCCGACCACGTGTCTCCACCTCAAACGGATCTTATGTAtgtttaattatcatttattttattttatacattgtttttgttgattttgtccCTGCAAAAGAAATAgcatttgtttatttcatttatatacaAGTATGTCCTGTAAAGTTAGAACCAGTGAGTTTTTCAGTTGAACTTTTACATGATTCATGTTTTAAATGAATCCactttatgaaaaatatatggtGTTAATTTTTTGTTCGTACTGCATAGTGGTTGGTGGGTCATCATTATAGAATTAAGTTTTACGTATTAGGTTGTAaaatatgcatatcttaatcgGCCATTAACTGATTAAAAACTAGGATGCAGACGAAGATCCTTATCCTCCTGACTTTGTTATCAGAAATCTTGGTGGATTGACAGGTCAAACTTTGTTCTTTACAGAATAATATCTTATAACACTTCGTTGTTATCTCGtgttttatgaaatttatatagtataatcAAGAATTTTGTATAAACAATCAGAAAAGTGAACAAAAGAAGAGCTAAGCTATCATCGATAATTAAGTTTAGCCTTCGTTCCTAGCTCCTTACCTTAAATACTGTCATTCAAAATAGCTTGACATGCTAAGTTGCTAACATTAAAGCCCACTAAATAACTTCTACATTAATGATTATCCTACTTTAACCACTCCCATGGAAAGGGTTAGTGATTATGGGCCGTAAAGATCCATGATTTAAGTATTTGTTTGATTAAAAGTGCCTACAATATGATTGGTGATTTCGAGACATGCGAAGAAGTTGCATTACCCATGATCAAAACATTTCGTTAGTTAAATTACATAGTTGCCTTGTTAGGCCACTTTTTAGGCTTTCTTATTGTTGAGATATTGAGGTTATATATCTTACCATCTAAAACATGAATCTGTGTAGTGCTTTTAGGCTTGTACAATGATTTATTTGATCTGTAGtgaaaagaaattgaaaaaaatcttGATGTGAAAATCATCCTAATTCACCACCTCTATATATGTGGGCTCAATATGGGCTTGTTTAGGAGCAAGATCATATGTATCATACAGAGGCTTCTCTTACATGATTCCCACTGGCTGACCAGAGGCTTCTGGTTCTGCAGAGAACTTAATAAACGATATACAATTATTACTTGGATTCAAAGTAACCCCAGGGAAGACAAAACTAATCTTAAAGACACGGGCTGTACAcaagattcagattcagacaACTTTACTCCAAAGCAAAAAAGAGCGACCTCTATCCAATCTTTAGCCTATATAAACAAACTCTTCTCTTACAATAACTTCATCAACTAACgaaaaacaattaaaccaaaatgGTTCTCTCTTCGCCTTCAAGAATCCTCTGTTTTGCTCTTGCCTTATCCGCTGCATCTCTCTCCGTCTCTTTCGCTGCTTCCCACGATTACTCCATCGTCGGATATTCCCCCGAGGATTTGGAATCTCATGACAAACTCATCGAACTCTTCGAGAACTGGCTCTCCAATTTCGAGAAAGCTTATGAAACCGTTGAAGAGAAGTTTCTTAGGTTCGAAGTTTTCAAGGACAATCTAAAGCACATCGATGAGACTAACAAGAAAGTGAAAAGCTACTGGTTGGGTCTCAACGAGTTTGCAGATTTGAGCCACGAAGAGTTCAAGAAAATGTATTTGGGGCTCAAGACTGATATAAAGAGACGCGATGAAGACAGATCTTACGAGGAGTTCGCTTATAAGGACGTAGAAGCTCTGCCTAGATCTGTTGACTGGAGAAAGAAAGGAGCTGTGGCTGACGTTAAGAACCAGGGCTCTTGCGGTAATCTAATATCTTGGTCTCTAATGTGTTATGTGTCAAACTTTAGACTCTTAATTAGTTCAAATATTGTTTCACAGGAAGTTGTTGGGCGTTTTCAACCGTCGCTGCGGTGGAAGGTATAAACAAGATTGTGACAGGAAACTTGACAACATTGTCTGAACAAGAACTCATAGACTGTGACACGACCTACAACAATGGCTGCAACGGTGGTCTCATGGATTATGCTTTTGAGTACATTGTTAAAAACGGAGGTCTACGCAAGGAAGTGGACTATCCTTACTCTATGGAAGAAGGAACTTGCGAGATGCAAAAGGTTTTAGTAAattcgaaaagaaaaaggaaaaaacacaaagatgaaactaaaaaacataataataattaagctGTCCGCGTTTTATTTAACCCTCTCTGTTTCCTAAATAGGATGAATCTGAAACGGTTACCATTAATGGACACCAAGATGTACCTACGAACGATGAGAAGAGCCTTTTGAAGGCATTGGCTCATCAGCCTATCAGTGTCGCTATTGACGCCTCTGGCAGAGAGTTCCAGTTCTACAGCGGCGTAAGTACAATATTAAACCTATGAATCAAGTAATTTGGTTAAATAAAACTCCCTGAAGTTTGAAccattgtatttttatatatataaagggcGTGTTTGATGGGAAGTGCGGGGTTGACCTAGACCACGGTGTGGCTGCGGTTGGGTATGGATCAAGCAAGGGTTCAGATTACATCATCGTAAGGAATTCTTGGGGACCAAAATGGGGAGAGAAGGGTTACATCAGGTTGAAGAGAAACACCGGGAAACCAGAGGGTCTCTGTGGTATCAACAAGATGGCCTCTTTCCCCACCAAAACTAAGTGATCAACAAATCATTCTCGCTTATCTGCATTTGATTATCATCTTCGTATCTATATGAATATTGTTGTCATGAAACTACAGTgtctgtcttttttttctcttttgatttatcAATGGAAGTCTTCTAACAACTATGTGCGAATGatacctatatatatgtagcaGACAATCAACAAAGTTTATAGTACTAACCAAGAAGAAAGTGAAGTGAAACCTTAGGGAACTGGATAtcaaaatgatgaaaagaaaagaaaaaagcattaaactgaaaattttcTAATTCTAGGTAAGtaaattgaagaaaacagagaaaacgtGGTTTAAACAGTTTCTTGGGTAAGAAgcatatataacaaaaacaaaaaacaaaaaactcaagTAAGACATAAGCAAAAATCTAGAAGCGATAagtagaaaaataaacaaatgcatGTAACGTTCCTTTGTCCCAACTTGAATTGATCATCATGGCATTTGAAGCAAAGTGCTTGCCGAGGATTGCCCATTAACAATTGGTGGCTCAGTTTCGCCCTCATCATTATTATCTTGTTCATGCTCGTTGTCCTCTAACGATCTTCCCATAGTTTCCTTGGTGAAGAAATAAGTCACAAAGATTCCAGCAATACAAACGCCACCAAGAACCAAAAAAGCAATTCTCATACGGTTCACTTCGGGGTAAACCTGATTTATATCATCTCCGTCCATCTCCTTGGTAGCCCACAAGAACCCAACAGTGCCCACAATAGCCCCAAGCTTACCCACGGCACCGGATATACCATGGCAAGTAGACCTAAACCTAGCAGGAAAAAGCTCCGCGGGAATAATAAAAGTGGTAGTGTTGGGACCAAAgttgcaaaagaagaaaatcaaaccgTAGAGAACCATAAAGCCTTTCTTATTCTGCTCATGTTTTGACCAATACCAACTGTATGGAATCCCCGCGACTAAATAAATAACAGCCATGAAGAAAAACCCCATAATCTGGATTTTTACACGACCTATCTTGTCGATGAAGTAAACTGTGAACCAGTAACCGGGAATGGTAGAGCAAGCCGCAATGATGGCTCCTAATTCCGCAACTTCGAAGGCTGCGTCATAGACGTTTTCCGGGGTGGAGGAAGAAGGTTTATCAGAGTAGTGACTGAAGATTTGGGAGAGGAGGAGGTTGCTTGTGTAAAAGACCACATCAACTAGGAACCAATTAACGGAGGCTGCAAAGAGGTCACGGCCGTGGAGGTTGAGGAAGCGACGAGAAAATAGTTTGTAGGAAGCCGGTGGTGGCAGAGGTGGTGGCTCCGTCGTGGTCTCGTCGGAGAGATGAGATATTGACATGACTCTTTGCATGTCTTTTGCTGCTTGGACGATATTGTTTTCCACAAGTGCTGTGTATCTGCATGCATAAGTACTAATTCTAATTAAACTAAAGTATTTACAAAATCGACTTTACTTTCTTAACTCCTTTTTTGTCTGATGGATGCAATAATAGTGTGTTGGAAACTTGGAATTAAGAACTGTTTATGAAGAGTACG
Coding sequences within:
- the LOC104740778 gene encoding cysteine protease XCP2; this translates as MVLSSPSRILCFALALSAASLSVSFAASHDYSIVGYSPEDLESHDKLIELFENWLSNFEKAYETVEEKFLRFEVFKDNLKHIDETNKKVKSYWLGLNEFADLSHEEFKKMYLGLKTDIKRRDEDRSYEEFAYKDVEALPRSVDWRKKGAVADVKNQGSCGSCWAFSTVAAVEGINKIVTGNLTTLSEQELIDCDTTYNNGCNGGLMDYAFEYIVKNGGLRKEVDYPYSMEEGTCEMQKDESETVTINGHQDVPTNDEKSLLKALAHQPISVAIDASGREFQFYSGGVFDGKCGVDLDHGVAAVGYGSSKGSDYIIVRNSWGPKWGEKGYIRLKRNTGKPEGLCGINKMASFPTKTK
- the LOC104740779 gene encoding probable inorganic phosphate transporter 1-8; translated protein: MAIKILSSLDAARIQWYHFKAIIVAGMGLFTDAYDLFCIAPVMKMISHVYYNGDSINTAVLSTSYAIALLGTAAGQLIFGYLGDRVGRRRVYGLCLVIMILSSFGCGFSVCTTRRSCVMVSLGFFRFILGLGIGGDYPLSATIMSEFANKRTRGAFIAAVFSMQGLGILVSSAVTMAVCVAFKSGGNGFEVVKEAPAEADVAWRLILMIGALPAALTFYWRMLMPETARYTALVENNIVQAAKDMQRVMSISHLSDETTTEPPPLPPPASYKLFSRRFLNLHGRDLFAASVNWFLVDVVFYTSNLLLSQIFSHYSDKPSSSTPENVYDAAFEVAELGAIIAACSTIPGYWFTVYFIDKIGRVKIQIMGFFFMAVIYLVAGIPYSWYWSKHEQNKKGFMVLYGLIFFFCNFGPNTTTFIIPAELFPARFRSTCHGISGAVGKLGAIVGTVGFLWATKEMDGDDINQVYPEVNRMRIAFLVLGGVCIAGIFVTYFFTKETMGRSLEDNEHEQDNNDEGETEPPIVNGQSSASTLLQMP